In Plasmodium cynomolgi strain B DNA, chromosome 6, whole genome shotgun sequence, the sequence GGTCTGCGGTAAATCAAGAAGCGGCGCAATAAGCAGATGGGGGAAAGAGGTACTACTATAATACTATGTCATATAATGTTGCGCTATGCGCGTATACATCTTaaattgcttcttctttttttttttttttttcgttttgcataacctatattttttgctttcaccCAAATAATTTGCTTTCTACCGTCAGATTCGATTTCTGTGCCCCCGTACAAGCATGCATCACTTTTATATGTGCTCGACAAAGCAAAAACTgcaacaaatgaaaaattttcgcaACGAGATGTTGCCCCGTGAACGAACGCCAACCTGTTGTTAAGCGCGAATTGTAGAAGTAGAAGTAGAACGCAGAAGTAgaaccgttttttttccggtAGTACTTTTTTTGgccctatttttattttttctcccgaCCCTTGCGTTTgcctatatatatacttcttgctatcccatttttgacttaattttttttttttttgccctttggCAAAAATTATGTCTTCGGGTTTCCTTCCTAATCAGCCCATCAAACAGAGAAAAATCCCCAATAGTAAAAACTgcgcgaaaataaaattgcgcaattttttgcccatttctAAGGaggaataataaataaaagaaaaaaaaaaaaaagaaaaaataaagtgctTAATTCCGCGCCGGTATTAAAATTCAGGTCGACGCCCCGTAAGGGTTCCTCACTCGCGTATGCCTCCCCTACCCCTACTCGAAACgcacatataaaataatcctTCTTTTGCcaatcaaaaaaattgcaaattcATTTTGTAGAATTAATCTATAAATGGGAAATATCGCCAAAATggactctttttttattttatttttatttttttttatttttttcttctccccctctcgCGCTCATAATCGTCATTCCTTCCCCACGTCTTCACATTGACTATCGAGTAACATACATTGGGGGGACATACTCCATACTCTATGCGATGCgatgcttttctttttttttttttcttaataacGAAAAGGAACTCCTTTTGCTGCCTTTGGCACACAGAGGAATTAGTcccaaggggagaaaaaaaggcaaaatatcACTTCGAATGGGGGGAGTACAAACGAACATGCGCGCAGGTTGGTTGGTGCAACTCTTATGCGAGAAGATACAAACGCTGCTTCGCACCGCTTCGTTCCACTTTCAGTCCATTCACGAACACACATCCCCCGCGTTAATCGCCTGAAGGGACGAATTGGTTAACCTCTTCCCCTGAGGATCACCCTCCCCCCACAAGGGGAAGCACACCTGCcaattttcacaaatgaaACATTGTACCCACGTTAACTATTGAGAGGGGACTATGAAATAATTCTGCTACTTCTACTTTCCCTTTGGAAGAGCACTAGCACCGTTTTGTGCTGATAAAACGAAATAGGACGAAACACTAAACTGGGGGAACTCACCCCGTGGGACATCCTTTTTAACCCATTGTCCACTCGATTACAAGGTATAGATACACCCTGGTCAGGCAACTCCCAGCTGGGATATGCTAATGCGAGTGGACTTTTCTCCTCAAGGCACGCATCGCcacaatgggaaaaaaaacaataactGCTGCGTCCTCAGATGGCGATTCGATTAAGTGTTAGCCATTGCCGACCAAATggagttaaaataaaaagagaaaaaaaaaaaaaaaaaaaaaaactccaaatGGATGAACTGTTTTCTCTCATCTTAGTTATGCACATCTGGCTAATGCAGCGAAGTGCGCGGGTGGCGACAACCAGGTCAACCAGGTCAACCAGGTCAACCAGGTCAACCAGGTCAACCAGGTCAGCCAGGCCAACCAGGTCAACCCAATCTCCCTGAGTCCACCTTCGCACAGTTCGTTCTCTCTCCGATAGAAATGGCGAATGCCTGCTGGGTGGTCACTCTGGTTCTCTTGGCTAAGCTCCCAAATTGGATGCGTCAGGGGGGAGGCTGCAACAGAGCTCACCGGCCCCGCTCCATGGGCGCACTCCTCATCGTCACTCCCCATGGCCACTCCTCACTCCTCACCCCTCATCATCCACACCTGCCGATCAAAACCCCGTCAAGGTCGAGTTCAGCATCTCCATGCAGATGCTGTTCACGTCCCTTCGGAAGTTTCTCCAGGAGAGTTTGGTCTGATTAAGGAACTCTAAAAATAGCTTCTTCGAGCTGGGCCCATGCTCGAGAAAGTTATATAATTTCTTGTAAAATTTGCGTTCCTTGTAAAACAGTTCATCTTTCATATAATAGTACACCTTAATCCATTGTTCAGCTTTTGTCTTTCTAGATACGTTATAAGCAGATGCAAGGTTCTCACAATATtcaataatattattttccatgttaatatattttgttctttcgaACCCATTCACATAATTCCAAATAATAAACATCTCCTTAACATCTACGCTTTCTCCTAACCTTTTGATTCTTTCATTAACTTCATCCTCAGATATACTTCTTATGAATTCGTTTTCGTTCATTTCGTACGAGTTGTTATCATAGTCTtcctttcttctcctttctttttcctttattgtGTCATAATCAGGTAATTCGTATGTTTCCTCTATATCGTTATGTACATAATCGAttgcattttcattttttgtacgCTCTGCTTGTCCATTGTTTAGTCCATAATGTTCATCCATGTTACTTACATTGCCTTGTCTACGGttactactgctactgctactactactgctactactacGACGACTACTACTACGACTACCTCTGCTCGGGCCGGCAGCCTCGTCTTCTTCATCGATTTCATCGTTTATTGTTCTTCTAGGAGGGGACGCTGctagttttcttttttgactACACTCTATGCATGCTTCTTTTGTGCTAAGCGGTTGTTCGTTTAGGCCTTTTTCCTGCATAGGGggatgggggggggaaaaaaaaaagggaaagttATTCATTTAGAAAAACAACTcagaaaggggaggaggagataGGAGGGGAAGTTACTCATTCTGTTGAATCCTCTAACTAATTCACCCACCTGATGTACCAAGAGGAACATGAAGGACACTAACAACACGTTAAGGAGCCCCGGAATTGTAAAGCTAAGGCGTACGCccattttccttcccttccATTGTTCCTTTCTGCAGGAGGCACTCTCCGATGTgtcccttttctcccttttatTCGAGGGAAGACCTCGACCAGTGAGATGGGCATCCGTTTTGCTACCGCGGCGTGCCATTTGAAGGGGGGGGTTAGGACTACTGGTGGGGTGGAAGGTGAATAAAGGGAAGAATGTGGCATAGAAAAATCGGGCAAGCTTAGCGTAAAAAGAGTCACAAACTTgccacaaaaagggagacacTTCACCGCACTAACGCTACATGCTTGACGTGTCTAACGTCCACATTGAATCTGCCCTTTGGGGGATCAGTAACCCCTGTTTGCTCTCTCTCCAGTCGATGTACTCTAACACTAACGAGAGAGAAACAAAAGCAAGCCCCTCTGTACGTACACGATAGGCCACTACACAACACATACCTTTTtgcagaaaagaaaaaataaaagatgcGATTTGGAGTTACTTCAAAATGTTatcccaaatgggggaagcgaACGTTTTTCTGAGGTAAAAACGAAACCAAAAAACGTGATTCTCTAAAATGGTACTAAGATGGTTCACGTTTCTCTAAATGGGTTCTAATGTGTTTCTAACAgttcagaaaaataaaattaccaAAGAAGTTACTACTAAAAAGTAGGAGTTGCAAAGTTGGTGAAGCTCAAAAACGACACACGGGTCGCCATTTTGACAAACATCNNNNNNNNNNNNNNNNNNNNNNNNNNNNNNNNNNNNNNNNNNNNNNNNNNNNNNNNNNNNNNNNNNNNNNNNNNNNNNNNNNNNNNNNNNNNNNNNNNNNNNNNNNNNNNNNNNNNNNNNNNNNNNNNNNNNNNNNNNNNNNNNNNNNNNNNNNNNNNNNNNNNNNNNNNNNNNNNNNNNNNNNNNNNNNNNNNNNNNNNNNNNNNNNNNNNNNNNNNNNNNNNNNNNNNNNNNNNNNNNNNNNNNNNNNNNNNNNNNNNNNNNNNNNNNNNNNNNNNNNNNNNNNNNNNNNNNNNNNNNNNNNNNNNNNNNNNNNNNNNNNNNNNNNNNNNNNNNNNNNNNNNNNNNNNNNNNNNNNNNNNNNNNNNNNNNNNNNNNNNNNNNNNNNNNNNNNNNNNNNNNNNNNNNNNNNNNNNNNNNNNNNNNNNNNNNNNNNNNNNNNNNNNNNNNNNNNNNNNNNNNNNNNNNNNNNNNNNNNNNNNNNNNNNNNNNNNNNNNNNNNNNNNNNNNNNNNNNNNNNNNNNNNNNNNNNNNNNNNNNNNNNNNNNNNNNNNNNNNNNNNNNNNNNNNNNNNNNNNNNNNNNNNNNNNNNNNNNNNNNNNNNNNNNNNNNNNNNNNNNNNNNNNNNNNNNNNNNNNNNNNNNNNNNNNNNNNNNNNNNNNNNNNNNNNNNNNNNNNNNNNNNNNNNNNNNNNNNNNNNNNNNNNNNNNNNNNNNNNNNNNNNNNNNNNNNNNNNNNNNNNNNNNNNNNNNNNNNNNNNNNNNNNNNNNNNNNNNNNNNNNNNNNNNNNNNNNNNNNNNNNNNNNNNNNNNNNNNNNNNNNNNNNNNNNNNNNNNNNNNNNNNNNNNNNNNNNNNNNNNNNNNNNNNNNNNNNNNNNNNNNNNNNNNNNNNNNNNNNNNNNNNNNNNNNNNNNNNNNNNNNNNNNNNNNNNNNNNNNNNNNNNNNNNNNNNNNNNNNNNNNNNNNNNNNNNNNNNNNNNNNNNNNNNNNNNNNNNNNNNNNNNNNNNNNNNNNNNNNNNNNNNNNNNNNNNNNNNNNNNNNNNNNNNNNNNNNNNNNNNNNNNNNNNNNNNNNNNNNNNNNNNNNNNNNNNNNNNNNNNNNNNNNNNNNNNNNNNNNNNNNNNNNNNNNNNNNNNNNNNNNNNNNNNNNNNNNNNNNNNNNNNNNNNNNNNNNNNNNNNNNNNNNNNNNNNNNNNNNNNNNNNNNNNNNNNNNNNNNNNNNNNNNNNNNNNNNNNNNNNNNNNNNNNNNNNNNNNNNNNNNNNNNNNNNNNNNNNNNNNNNNNNNNNNNNNNNNNNNNNNNNNNNNNNNNNNNNNNNNNNNNNNNNNNNNNNNNNNNNNNNNNNNNNNNNNNNNNNNNNNNNNNNNNNNNNNNNNNNNNNNNNNNNNNNNNNNNNNNNNNNNNNNNNNNNNNNNNNNNNNNNNNNNNNNNNNNNNNNNNNNNNNNNNNNNNNNNNNNNNNNNNNNNNNNNNNNNNNNNNNNNNNNNNNNNNNNNNNNNNNNNNNNNNNNNNNNNNNNNNNNNNNNNNNNNNNNNNNNNNNNNNNNNNNNNNNNNNNNNNNNNNNNNNNNNNNNNNNNNNNNNNNNNNNNNNNNNNNNNNNNNNNNNNNNNNNNNNNNNNNNNNNNNNNNNNNNNNNNNNNNNNNNNNNNNNNNNNNNNNNNNNNNNNNNNNNNNNNNNNNNNNNNNNNNNNNNNNNNNNNNNNNNNNNNNNNNNNNNNNNNNNNNNNNNNNNNNNNNNNNNNNNNNNNNNNNNNNNNNNNNNNNNNNNNNNNNNNNNNNNNNNNNNNNNNNNNNNNNNNNNNNNNNNNNNNNNNNNNNNNNNNNNNNNNNNNNNNNNNNNNNNNNNNNNNNNNNNNNNNNNNNNNNNNNNNNNNNNNNNNNNNNNNNNNNNNNNNNNNNNNNNNNNNNNNNNNNNNNNNNNNNNNNNNNNNNNNNNNNNNNNNNNNNNNNNNNNNNNNNNNNNNNNNNNNNNNNNNNNNNNNNNNNNNNNNNNNNNNNNNNNNNNNNNNNNNNNNNNNNNNNNNNNNNNNNNNNNNNNNNNNNNNNNNNNNNNNNNNNNNNNNNNNNNNNNNNNNNNNNNNNNNNNNNNNNNNNNNNNNNNNNNNNNNNNNNNNNNNNNNNNNNNNNNNNNNNNNNNNNNNNNNNNNNNNNNNNNNNNNNNNNNNNNNNNNNNNNNNNNNNNNNNNNNNNNNNNNNNNNNNNNNNNNNNNNNNNNNNNNNNNNNNNNNNNNNNNNNNNNNNNNNNNNNNNNNNNNNNNNNNNNNNNNNNNNNNNNNNNNNNNNNNNNNNNNNNNNNNNNNNNNNNNNNNNNNNNNNNNNNNNNNNNNNNNNNNNNNNNNNNNNNNNNNNNNNNNNNNNNNNNNNNNNNNNNNNNNNNNNNNNNNNNNNNNNNNN encodes:
- a CDS encoding phist protein (Pf-fam-b;~putative) — its product is MGVRLSFTIPGLLNVLLVSFMFLLVHQEKGLNEQPLSTKEACIECSQKRKLAASPPRRTINDEIDEEDEAAGPSRGSRSSSRRSSSSSSSSSSSNRRQGNVSNMDEHYGLNNGQAERTKNENAIDYVHNDIEETYELPDYDTIKEKERRRKEDYDNNSYEMNENEFIRSISEDEVNERIKRLGESVDVKEMFIIWNYVNGFERTKYINMENNIIEYCENLASAYNVSRKTKAEQWIKVYYYMKDELFYKERKFYKKLYNFLEHGPSSKKLFLEFLNQTKLSWRNFRRDVNSICMEMLNSTLTGF